One window from the genome of Hippocampus zosterae strain Florida chromosome 7, ASM2543408v3, whole genome shotgun sequence encodes:
- the bhlha15 gene encoding class A basic helix-loop-helix protein 15, with translation MKSKGKAAKQSRPTWSDPEPELEPDTEAEPGSSEQEDSEASVRIGCSWRGSLRSREGKRQGGAGTRRRRHHSSTTKERSIRRLESNERERQRMHKLNNAFQALREAIPHVKMDKKLSKIETLTLAKNYIKALTSIILDMSGACLPAGEVPSEASAAKLLQCYQKHLEEEGEEGLTQYLTHMHTLNQHS, from the coding sequence ATGAAGTCCAAGGGGAAAGCTGCGAAGCAATCCAGACCAACCTGGTCTGATCCGGAGCCAGAACTTGAACCAGACACAGAAGCGGAACCAGGCTCCAGCGAGCAGGAAGACTCGGAGGCCTCGGTGAGAATCGGCTGCTCCTGGAGAGGTTCCTTGAGGAGCAGGGAGGGCAAACGGCAAGGAGGGGCCGGAACCCGTCGGCGCCGTCACCACAGTTCCACCACGAAGGAGCGCAGCATCCGGCGCCTGGAAAGCAATGAGCGGGAACGCCAGCGCATGCACAAACTCAACAATGCCTTCCAAGCGTTACGCGAGGCCATCCCGCATGTGAAGATGGACAAAAAGCTCTCTAAGATTGAGACGTTGACGCTGGCAaagaactatatcaaggcctTGACTTCCATCATACTGGACATGTCGGGGGCCTGCCTCCCCGCTGGCGAGGTCCCGTCGGAGGCCAGCGCTGCCAAACTGCTCCAGTGCTACCAGAAACACCTGGAGGAGGAAGGCGAGGAGGGTCTCACCCAGTATCTCACCCATATGCACACTTTAAACCAACACAGCTAG